One genomic segment of Syntrophorhabdales bacterium includes these proteins:
- a CDS encoding Xaa-Pro peptidase family protein encodes MNIELTPKSEIYARMDGLRRRMAEAGIDFAIILQNVDIFYFTGTLQRGALVVPLDSDPMFFVEKGLERARLETPLPVTPIKNDKAIKDILRHKKILRGTGGMELDVLPVSVFERFKKTIGFETFVDVSPLIKELRQVKSPFEIEQIKKSGEIMRHVFAKAKHLIRGGARELDIDAALVAEGRKRGHQGFLRMRGFNLEMTTITVVGGYTGAMPSCSDVAVGGMGVTPAVPLGSSFNKVEKGIPISIDYGGGYNGYVTDETYVFVLGEMGKIFRKPYEISREIIEDAATYGREGVDASQLFSRAAAVTEKARLEPYFMGFGEGKVSFIGHGLGLEINELPVITPRHHTILKEGMVFALEPKFTLPGKGAIGMEVDFIVRKNHLERVTDISLDITKIKC; translated from the coding sequence GTGGACATCTTCTACTTCACAGGCACCCTTCAGAGGGGTGCGCTCGTGGTGCCCCTTGATAGCGACCCGATGTTCTTCGTTGAAAAAGGCCTTGAGCGAGCAAGGCTCGAGACGCCGCTTCCTGTCACACCCATAAAGAATGACAAGGCCATAAAAGATATTCTGCGTCACAAGAAGATTCTCAGGGGCACAGGGGGCATGGAACTCGACGTACTTCCCGTATCTGTTTTTGAAAGGTTTAAAAAGACCATCGGCTTTGAAACGTTTGTAGATGTTTCGCCGTTGATTAAAGAGCTGCGTCAGGTCAAGAGTCCCTTTGAGATAGAGCAGATCAAAAAGTCGGGAGAGATCATGCGTCATGTCTTCGCCAAGGCAAAACACCTCATCCGGGGAGGAGCGAGGGAACTGGACATCGACGCCGCACTGGTCGCCGAAGGACGGAAGCGCGGCCACCAGGGCTTTTTGAGGATGAGGGGATTCAATCTTGAAATGACGACTATCACCGTAGTGGGGGGCTACACCGGAGCGATGCCGTCATGCTCAGATGTGGCAGTGGGAGGCATGGGTGTAACCCCCGCCGTTCCGCTGGGTTCGTCATTTAATAAAGTGGAAAAAGGGATCCCTATTTCTATCGATTACGGCGGCGGGTACAACGGGTACGTCACAGACGAGACGTACGTGTTTGTGCTTGGCGAAATGGGAAAAATATTTAGAAAGCCTTACGAGATTTCACGAGAGATCATCGAGGATGCTGCAACCTACGGCAGGGAAGGAGTGGACGCCTCGCAGCTATTCAGCAGGGCGGCTGCAGTTACCGAGAAGGCCCGTCTGGAGCCCTACTTCATGGGCTTCGGCGAGGGGAAGGTGTCTTTTATCGGCCACGGTCTCGGTCTTGAGATCAACGAATTGCCCGTCATCACGCCGCGACATCACACGATTTTGAAAGAAGGCATGGTTTTCGCCTTGGAGCCCAAGTTTACCCTCCCTGGAAAGGGCGCAATAGGGATGGAGGTGGATTTTATAGTTAGAAAGAATCACCTTGAACGAGTTACCGATATCTCGCTGGACATCACGAAAATAAAGTGTTGA